gttttcaatattattatctttattatgcACAGTTAGAGACTTGTTATCAATCAACTGAGCTATCGCCGCGGTTGTACCATAGAATAACTTAACTTAACCGCCTTGCCGCGTCGCCCGTCAAACGTGTTACCCACGATGGCTAGATGATCATTATAGTTCAATGACCGTCCGTAGTTCGGTGGATAGTGAATTGTACGCAGTAAAACCAGTGCTGGTGTGTCTCTTGTTAGGTTGGTACCTCCGCCGACTCAACACAAAGCCAACAGGTCGTCGCTTCGTCAGTCACCCCACTTCACCACTCGCCGCAGCGACGTGTCCCCCGCACCGTAAAGGCCAATGGTAGTATGGTGGGACTCGGAGACAAGTCGATCCGGACGAGTGCCGTCTCGCTCTTTTGCGCGAACCGTCTTATCGTCTGTTGACAACGGCGACAACGACGACAACGTGTGATGTGTCCTAGTCGTAAGACCGCGTaaaccataatttattgtgtattcCGTCTTTATGTCGTCAACACGTCCTGACATTGTGACATTTGACAACTAGCTGTTATTGTGCACCGCTGTTTATCATCAACACAAATACATCGTATAAAtggtgaaaacaaaataatatgtagccGTGTCTGAGTATTGGGCTCTTTGAAGTTGAAACATTGTCCGTTATCTGATAAGATGTCGGTCGCGTGtatttgttatgatattatagaaACGGAAATAATCCATTGACCACTTATAGGACTGTAGTACCTATAGTCACTGTAGTGCCCCGTCTTAGAAATGGGAAAATCgtacacattaatataatgttaacggCGATATTCTTTGAAACActgatttatcatataaaagtacACACGGGGTTGGGCAAGTCACTTTGTTTATTGTAACTGGTTACAAGTTACAATAGTTACTCCAAGACTGTGTAACCAGTtacaagataatatttatatacttttatgttGTGTAATTGGAATAATTGGATGCAACTGATACAAGTTACAGTTATGACAGTTATGTAATTaagttacatttataaataaaatatgtttgtatttattcattcATTGCAATacgattaatacattttaaaagtttaatgtattaacCATAAGATGacctacctatacaataaatcacaaaaaaaaaatatgtttttataacagtCTTTATAACATTTGCCAATTGTCTAACGCAACAGTTATAGAATTAGTGGTCATTCTTCTTATGAAATAAGTGCATGcaacataataggtatagtaatggtaatatttatagtaattaaattattaactaagtcaaaggtatttatataatatgataggtaatacaatttataaacatgtaatttaatttaaaattaaattaaagaatcatattaattattttttactaaaattaatttgattaattttcttaaatatttttttcaaaattgtggTCAGATAAATTTCTTGTAGTAGGAAATAATCTTTCAACTGCAGTAAGATTTGTATTCAAGTTtactaatagtttttttattgtgacatatttgttatttaaaattgataatgaattatttttatcattaaaaaattgtcattatgaacattttattctgtattataaatatattaaatacagtcGATTACggccaaaaatatataaacatacctataataggtattatgattatatacctGTGATTAAAGCACCAAAatgcttttttaatttaaatgtttttataataatatgaaattatacagTCATAgtgataaacattaaatatattatgtatgtattatatacaatgtaacttttaattgtaattttaattttaatatgaagttACAGGAAGATTACCAGTTACGTGTAACTATGATATGCCCAACCCTGAGtacacatattacattatttcatatttacatCAAATATTACATCCTAGttaactaatataaacacttgtaagtatttcaaattcaactaatttttttttttaagtttaaaattgatttcataCCAATATCACtgaataatcaattatatacatataaacatattaaaaagtattaaaattatcccTGGGAAGaggatattgttaaaaataatacctcaATGCCCatcaacaaaatttaaacctCAAGTGAATTGGTAGTatcgattaaatatttaatcaattatctaAAATAGATCTGCCTGATCGCCTCACTAGGTCGAAGAGCCAGGGCCCAAGCAATGTCCTCGTCCACCAATACacaagaaaaacaaaataatttagtcaaaaaatgtatatcatatattctactataaaatatgattccaCAACTGTGttacttaaaaattgcatgtaaattatatcattaattaagttatagagctaattttgtaataaatatcaattgtaatcacaaatataaaagttatgatAAATTAGTCATTATAGTTCTTTAACTTAGAActcttatagtaaaataagtaaaataaaaataatatcatagtataataaaaagttaaaaaataataataaattaatagtttaaccttttaagttctaaaaaataataaaatacgtagaTATCCGAGCGTATAgcgatcatattattatattaaagccaCGTCACGGTTTCATTTTTAGCCATTTATCTTTGATCATGTCCGCGGCTTTCTCGGCGATCATTATGACCGGCGCATTAGTGTTAGCAGTGACTATCGTGGGCATGATTGACGCGTCCACTACTCGAAGCCCTTTGATGCCGTACACCTGGAGCTGTGGATCCACCACAGCGGTCTTGTCCCACTTGGGGCCCATCTTGGCAGTCCCCACCGGATTGTTCATGGACACGGTGTATTGCCGGACCATGCATTCCCAGTAGGCGGTCGTGAGGAACGGCAATGCAGCACAACCGGGGAACGGTATGTTATGCAGAAGGCTCCCGTACTGACTGAACGACGCAGACTTGGCCATTTCTACCACAAACTTGATGCCATTCACCAACGTGTTTATATCCTCTCGGACCGTCAGGTAGTTGGGTAAAATCCTGGGATGCTCGAATGGGTCGGTGGTCCGCAACAGTATTTCACCTCGGCTCTTGGGTCTCAACAACATCTGTTTAGATATACATGAAACGTTGATTATCACTACGGAGAAAGGCGAGGGTTGTGGGTATgtcttatattattgaatttcaaatatgaTTCATTTGCgttaatatacacaaataaaacttTAGTAAAGAATGTTCAAAACTATAGCGgaccaatataaaattagtgaACATAACttcagttataattttagataaatgaaataattttttttttttaattaaactttactatcatagtaaaataaaattcttcatATTATGGTAcctaattctaataaataccgAGAACGATCTGCGCAATGAATAATCTTTGTTAGGTCTAGTCGATACATGAATATGAAATTACGTGATTAGTACCTATAAACTATATGTTACTAatccatacaatttttaatcatgaaaacgttttaattaagTCGACTctgataaattgtattcagtatgaaaataaaatataatattttctttttccaTGTTTCTTTAAAGACATTTTACTTACAGGTATAGCAGACCAAGCTTCCTCGTTATAAATTGGTCTATAAACGGAACTATAGATATCTTGATTCAACCCGTGAGCTTTCCACAACTGTGCACCAATATCAGTGTTGGCAGAAACAGACATGAACTGTAACCCTATGTCTGGTTGTTTGACcgatagattattatatttggtatTGATAAACGCCAATCCCTCAATACCGCCCATAACCGTCAAAGGACCTTTGCCCATCGATGCGTAGTCCATTATTGTATCAAAATTTTCCGCTTTCCGCTGCTTTAGTGATACCTATTAAACAACGAAAATGCATGTGGTTATATTCTAATTCTCTTCagcgtgtttttattttctacattttcatctgataaaaataaaatatatttttaatattattaatttatataattttacctcTTTGTTTAACAAAAACGTGAGGCCACCGAGTCCAACGTGATCTTGAAGATTTTTGCCCACATTTAAATCGGCTATAATTGGTATACCCATTTTTGTTAGATGATTTAAAGGGCCTATGCCCGAGAGCATAAGTAGCTGAGGAGAATTAATGGAACCCGCAGACAGCAGCACCTCTTTATTGGCATGAATGGtatacagttttttatttttcatcatttcGACGCCGGTGGTGATTTTTGTGTGAGGGTCAATTATCAAGCGTGTGACATGACTATTGATGGACACGTGTAGGTTCCTCCGTAGTCTGGCTGGTGTCAAGAAAGCTTTTGCCGTACTGCATCTGGTGCCCTTTCTGATGGTACCTTGTGGTGTCATGAAACCGATTTGATGTTCACCATTTATATCACGTACATGATAACCCATTTCACGGCCAGCCGTGATGAACGCGTCAGCCAACGGCGTTTTGTACGGCGCTTCAGATACCGTCAGATAGCCGCCAATCGAATGGTACGGAGTCTGAGATAGAGACTGTTTTTGGTTGTCTtctgattttttaaagtaatggaGCACATCGTGGTACTCCCAACCCGAATTTCCTTGCATAAACCAGTTATCATAGTCCATTTTGTTTCCACGCGAATACAGCATATAGCTTAACACGCTAGACCCACCTAAAACTTTGCCTCGTGGCCAATTGCAGCGTTGATTCTCCATAGctgaaatatatatgtaaataaatataagaatatctgTACTTAATatgtcaaatataattatatgctatataatgtttgtaataatttttaacatataacgAGCAATGAATGATACTTTGTAggcattatgtttaaaaaatttagtaagaatatttaataaaaatgtttcaattctAAACTTTGAGGGAGATTTCTGGTAGCAAATTGGACCTATTTGGTACTTAAGACAGtcaaatgtaaacaatttttagtactttctatacataataaaattaatttttaaatatttgaaatttcaattttttcttaattagaCAAAGagcttaaatataaacaatacaaatattataataaagtctgtaataaaaaaatagtagatagctaataataattagtaaatatctaaatcatcattaaatatgtaaactttatatttatatttaattgtctagccaatttatataattgtattctttatagatgctgatttttattttgaaacactCTGAAGctcaaatttaaactaaatcacGAAAATTTATAACTGTAGGGCTCGCAAGTTGATGaccttaaaaacattaaaaaatgacaaaaaaaaattagaaatatttgttttaaattaataaaaatatatatttttttaattttactctaTTTTGCTATACAATTCCATATACTTTTATCAAAGCTTACAAATaactctaaatattataaaaaaattacaaaaagtgtcctttaaaattaaataaaacataataaaatttaggtataatatgtaatattcacTACAACACGACAACGACGACTGCAATCGGTGAGATAAAATTGGATAGGTACTAATTTTAGTCTATTGtaatttcaaagttttaagtaagttatcgGTATAATGATAAGAACTGAACAAATgtgaaatcagtaaaaatgtgGGAAAATGAgctaaaatgtcaaaaaatgacttaaaaagtaatgaacaccgaaaaatgcaaaataaaaattagttgttcAGATTCACATGCTAATGAAACACATTTATGGTCAGGAGAGCATCGTCTaaaaagttctaaaaaaaaatgcaaaatgcaACAAACTCCGAGccctatttataagtaattttataatttaagatatacagagtaaaataaaataaaatagataattttaaaagctgaaatttggaaatttagttattttgattttcagtatttcataCTATAAGCAAatcatctttaaaaataaacacagtttattttatacaagtttaactttagataaaataaaggatatttaaataaagatttattattgtaattattttgttgtttcgagggcatttagaattttatacatacaattttattttcaaatacaatgttttcagtaaaaatatatcatatattttactttaaaatgttgataattagGCTTCGCTAAAATCGATTATCgaatgtgaaaaaatattatataaattcaaatttaatacaatgtcTTATTCTTCaatgacgaaaaaaaaacacttacaaTACTGAAAATATGTTAGCTACTATCCCCCCCTTTTttacaatcataaaataaaatagccttagtatattttataaaagttattaaacctAAATTTTCGGTAAGTGcagttaataatatcacatttcatattttaaaatactcacaTGTAATaggaaactaaaaaatataacactttTATAGTTCTCAGAATATTAAAGAACTCTATGAAACTTTTAGATAACTATTTATCAATAGactataacaattatacaacatttaaataataccatattatgaatttaaaaccaaagtaggtatatattagaatatatat
This genomic stretch from Rhopalosiphum maidis isolate BTI-1 chromosome 3, ASM367621v3, whole genome shotgun sequence harbors:
- the LOC113557885 gene encoding glucose dehydrogenase [FAD, quinone]-like; amino-acid sequence: MSGVQMIPMDSIVKAASTVAFLPILFASINYFQHDLKYTGSGIIDQPGPLLLRKYDFIVVGAGSAGAVLANRLTEITSWNVLLIEAGGDETVLTDIPLMSANLQLSELDWQYKTEYQDTACLAMENQRCNWPRGKVLGGSSVLSYMLYSRGNKMDYDNWFMQGNSGWEYHDVLHYFKKSEDNQKQSLSQTPYHSIGGYLTVSEAPYKTPLADAFITAGREMGYHVRDINGEHQIGFMTPQGTIRKGTRCSTAKAFLTPARLRRNLHVSINSHVTRLIIDPHTKITTGVEMMKNKKLYTIHANKEVLLSAGSINSPQLLMLSGIGPLNHLTKMGIPIIADLNVGKNLQDHVGLGGLTFLLNKEVSLKQRKAENFDTIMDYASMGKGPLTVMGGIEGLAFINTKYNNLSVKQPDIGLQFMSVSANTDIGAQLWKAHGLNQDIYSSVYRPIYNEEAWSAIPMLLRPKSRGEILLRTTDPFEHPRILPNYLTVREDINTLVNGIKFVVEMAKSASFSQYGSLLHNIPFPGCAALPFLTTAYWECMVRQYTVSMNNPVGTAKMGPKWDKTAVVDPQLQVYGIKGLRVVDASIMPTIVTANTNAPVIMIAEKAADMIKDKWLKMKP